In the genome of Candidatus Saccharibacteria bacterium, one region contains:
- a CDS encoding nodulation protein NfeD, which translates to MKWLCYSIILLCLMVTGVLAQVVTAEDQPVYQLELNDDIKAGTVLDVQRAINQASEADASHLIISLETPGGLLQSTRSIVEAITASEVPVVVYVNQPGGWAYSAGTIILLAADEAIVHPNASIGAAQPFSPDGGNEIQDEKVQEATVSWVRGLAEERGRNADIAEQFVSENLTLRGSEALEAGVIDMTATDISEVLTYLDVSGANLVTIEPTLTGQVLNTLSDPFLVSLFLSLGALALVFAVRSGEFEISAAVGLVLLLIGLWGIGIIEFTFLGIGLLVIGAILVAIEVFDQPGFGIFGIGGMVAIFAGVLTLSQEPFYSPNIISLSGIITLLTLLSAVVAFAFISRALVRTIKTTPVSGSEAMIGQEAVVTEKLTPRGRVNINGKSWLAEQKKGVKSRAAKGVKVYIIGIKGNTVIVDNVKPRKRE; encoded by the coding sequence ATGAAATGGCTTTGTTATAGCATTATTCTGCTTTGCCTGATGGTGACTGGCGTGCTTGCTCAAGTAGTGACGGCCGAAGACCAGCCCGTCTATCAGTTGGAGTTAAACGATGATATTAAAGCTGGCACAGTGTTAGACGTACAGCGAGCTATTAACCAAGCTTCAGAAGCTGACGCTAGCCATTTAATTATCTCCCTAGAAACGCCAGGCGGCTTGCTCCAGTCAACCCGCAGTATTGTGGAGGCGATAACCGCTAGTGAGGTGCCGGTGGTTGTTTATGTAAATCAGCCGGGTGGCTGGGCATATTCTGCGGGGACCATTATTCTCTTGGCGGCCGATGAAGCTATTGTGCATCCAAATGCTTCAATTGGTGCGGCACAACCTTTCTCCCCCGATGGCGGTAACGAAATCCAGGATGAAAAAGTCCAGGAGGCCACGGTCTCATGGGTTCGCGGTTTAGCTGAAGAGCGTGGTCGTAACGCCGATATTGCGGAGCAGTTCGTGTCGGAAAATCTAACCCTGCGTGGTAGTGAGGCTTTGGAAGCTGGTGTTATTGATATGACAGCAACCGATATCTCCGAGGTTCTGACATATCTGGACGTGAGCGGCGCGAACCTGGTAACTATAGAACCTACTTTGACCGGACAAGTCCTCAATACTTTATCTGATCCGTTTTTGGTGTCATTATTTTTGTCACTTGGCGCTCTTGCTTTAGTGTTTGCAGTGCGTTCTGGTGAGTTTGAAATCTCGGCGGCGGTTGGACTAGTGCTACTGCTGATAGGTCTTTGGGGTATAGGTATTATTGAGTTTACGTTCTTAGGTATTGGCCTACTTGTTATAGGTGCAATCTTGGTTGCCATTGAAGTGTTTGATCAGCCGGGTTTTGGTATTTTTGGTATTGGCGGTATGGTTGCCATTTTCGCTGGTGTGCTGACATTGAGCCAAGAACCGTTTTATTCCCCGAATATCATAAGCTTGTCCGGTATCATAACGCTACTTACCTTACTGTCGGCAGTTGTTGCCTTTGCGTTTATTAGTCGAGCATTGGTGCGGACAATTAAAACCACGCCGGTAAGCGGTAGTGAGGCAATGATTGGCCAAGAAGCTGTCGTGACCGAGAAACTGACTCCCCGTGGACGGGTAAATATTAATGGTAAAAGCTGGCTAGCTGAGCAGAAAAAAGGTGTGAAAAGTCGTGCAGCCAAAGGCGTCAAGGTGTATATTATAGGTATCAAGGGTAATACCGTGATTGTTGATAACGTTAAACCACGTAAGAGGGAGTAA
- a CDS encoding slipin family protein gives MADLFVSLFWLIILAVAVLPAAIRITNEYERGVIFRLGRFAGVKGPGLFFIIPIIDRMVKVDLRVVTMDVPPQEVISEDNVPIKVDAVVYFKVSDPQKATIDIENFRMATSQVSQTTLRTVTGSSSLDEILTNREKVNQRLHSIIDQATDPWGIKVTSVEVKHVEIPSNMQRAIAKQAEAERMRRAKIILAEGEYQASDKLRQAGEVLNASPIALRYLETLTDAAKEPNTTILFPMEMISFVNDLLEKPKKK, from the coding sequence ATGGCTGATTTGTTTGTATCACTTTTTTGGCTGATTATTTTAGCGGTCGCTGTGTTGCCAGCGGCGATTCGTATTACAAATGAGTATGAACGCGGGGTTATTTTCCGGCTTGGCCGGTTTGCGGGCGTCAAAGGCCCCGGTTTGTTCTTTATTATTCCGATTATTGATCGTATGGTAAAGGTTGATTTGCGTGTAGTTACCATGGACGTCCCGCCGCAAGAGGTTATAAGTGAAGACAATGTGCCTATAAAGGTTGACGCGGTGGTGTACTTTAAAGTTTCTGACCCACAGAAAGCGACGATTGATATCGAGAACTTTCGGATGGCAACTTCACAAGTGTCGCAAACAACCTTGCGTACTGTTACCGGTTCGTCAAGCTTGGATGAGATTTTGACCAATCGCGAAAAGGTCAATCAACGCCTCCATAGTATTATCGATCAAGCCACAGATCCGTGGGGTATTAAAGTCACTTCGGTTGAAGTAAAACACGTCGAGATCCCATCCAATATGCAGCGGGCTATTGCCAAGCAGGCAGAAGCCGAGCGGATGCGCCGAGCTAAAATTATCTTGGCTGAAGGCGAGTATCAGGCGTCAGATAAGCTCCGTCAAGCTGGTGAAGTACTTAACGCCTCCCCTATTGCACTAAGGTACTTGGAAACCTTGACCGACGCTGCCAAAGAACCAAATACTACAATATTATTCCCTATGGAAATGATCAGTTTTGTTAATGATCTGCTAGAGAAGCCCAAGAAGAAATAG